One Anas platyrhynchos isolate ZD024472 breed Pekin duck chromosome 2, IASCAAS_PekinDuck_T2T, whole genome shotgun sequence DNA segment encodes these proteins:
- the RIOK1 gene encoding serine/threonine-protein kinase RIO1, whose translation MAGPRAAGRCPPVPGQFDDADGSDGELTQDAEAAAEGGGAEDPQSRLREGGDNGDNDDDDDGEEEGDDDWDWDDEMGRLTKCHAAGCSPQANRQNPSYSSAKMSTPTDKALRKFEHKINLDKLNFDDSVINRVTEKSRQKEADMYRVKDKSDRATVEQVLDPRTRMILFKMLTRGVISEINGCISTGKEANVYHASTSNGENRAIKIYKTSILMFKDRDKYVSGEFRFRHGYCKGNPRKMVKTWAEKEMRNLIRLNTARIPCPEPIMLRSHVLVMGFIGKGDRPAPLLKNAQLSDSKVRELYLQIIQYMRRMYQDARLVHADLSEFNMLYHSGDVHIIDVSQAVEHDHPHALEFLRKDCANVNGFFQKHNVAVMTVRELFEFITDPSITSENLDDYLAKAMEIASKRTEEERSSQDKVDEEVFKKAYIPRTLTDVKNYERDVDIMMKLKEEDMALSVQQDNILYQTVTGLKKDLSGVQKIPALLEKADESETGSDYEDSSSEDSDSGCKESRHPKDLPAEVTMDKKERKKMVKEAQREKRKNKIPKHVKKRKEKTAKMKKGK comes from the exons ATGGCGGGGCCACGCGCAGCCGGCCGCTGCCCGCCCGTGCCCGGGCAGTTTGACGACGCCGACGGCTCCGACgg GGAGCTTACGCAGGACGCAGAGGCAGCCGCGGAGGGTGGGGGCGCTGAGGATCCCCAGTCACGTCTGCGCGAAGGAGGCGATAACGGTGATAacgatgatgatgatgatggagAAGAGGAGGGCGATGatgactgggactgggatgacGAGATGGGAAGGCTCACGAAGTGCCACGCTGCTGGGTGCAGCCCGCAG GCAAATAGGCAGAACCCTAGTTACTCTTCAGCAAAAATGTCAACCCCTACAGACAAGGCCTTGAGGAAATTTgaacataaaattaatttgg ATAAGCTGAATTTTGATGACTCCGTTATAAACAGAGTCACAGAGAAGTCTAGACAGAAGGAAGCAGATAT GTACCGAGTCAAAGATAAGTCAGACAGAGCAACAGTAGAACAA GTGTTGGATCCAAGGACTCGAATGATTCTGTTCAAGATGCTAACAAGAGGTGTCATATCAGAAATCAATGGCTGCATCAGCACAGGGAAAGAA GCCAACGTATATCATGCCAGTACTTCGAATGGAGAGAATAGAGCAATAAAGATTTACAAAACATCTATTCTGATGTTCAAGGATCGGGATAAGTATGTGAGTGGGGAATTCAG atttcgTCATGGATATTGCAAAGGCAACCCAAGAAAAATGGTGAAGACATGggctgaaaaagaaatgaggaaTTTAATAAG GTTGAATACAGCCCGGATACCTTGCCCAGAGCCAATTATGCTAAGAAGTCATGTGCTTGTCATGGGCTTTATTGGTAAAGGTGATAG GCCTGCTCCTCTGCTGAAGAATGCTCAATTATCTGACTCGAAAGTCCGGGAGCTGTACCTGCAAATCATCCAGTACATGAGAAGAATGTACCAAGATGCCAGACTTGTTCATGCAGATCTCAGTGAATTTAATATGCT GTACCACAGCGGGGACGTGCACATCATTGACGTGTCTCAGGCAGTGGAGCATGACCATCCACATGCACTGGAGTTTCTGCGAAAGGACTGTGCCAATGTTAATG GCTTTTTCCAGAAGCACAATGTTGCAGTGATGACTGTGAGGGAGCTGTTTGAGTTTATTACCGATCCTTCTATCACAAGTGAGAACCTTGATGACTATCTGGCAAAG GCAATGGAAATAGcatcaaaaagaacagaggaGGAAAGATCCAGTCAAGATAAAGTGGATGAGGAA GTGTTTAAGAAGGCTTACATACCTCGCACATTGACTGATGTTAAAAACTATGAGAGAGATGTGGATATAATGATGAAACTGAAAGAAGAGGATATGGCATTGAGTGTTCAGCAAGATAAT ATTCTCTACCAGACTGTGACAGGGCTGAAGAAGGATTTGTCTGGTGTTCAGAAG ATTCCTGCACTTCTTGAGAAGGCAGATGAATCAGAAACAGGCTCTGATTATGAAGACAGCAGTTCAGAGGACTCTGATTCAGGTTGTAAAGAATCTCGGCATCCCAAAGATCTTCCTGCTGAAGTTACCATGGATAAAAAG gaaaggaaaaagatggtCAAAGAAGCccaaagagagaagagaaaaaacaaaattccaAAGCATGTGAAGAAGCGGAAAGAAAAGActgcaaaaatgaagaaaggcaaataa